A DNA window from Brassica napus cultivar Da-Ae chromosome C1, Da-Ae, whole genome shotgun sequence contains the following coding sequences:
- the LOC106439499 gene encoding protein SCAI isoform X1, with protein MAEEDVSRNFRALVENADRKFARVRDLPALGRAQSHYFHKVFKAYMKLWNYQQSHRPKLVASGLNRWEIGEIASRIGQLYFSQYMRTSEARFLLESYVFYEAILKRRYFEEERKDLSARSKELRFYARFLLVALIVDRREMVLHLAEKLRALVDDSKSNFRETNFKEWRIVVQEITRFTKADVDLTYVRPLRYCAMLDSYPASQTYLARFHATKLFKFRDALLASYHRNEVKYAEVTLDTYRMMQCLEWEPSGSFYKKRPVETKENGFVVDHTLTSGIIDMKLAADMADPSLPPNPRKAVLYRPTVSHLLAVLAMICDELSPECVMLIYLSASGGPAARENVAQPENAVGSSRTSKSKLLGRASQEQKSYKSEPHSNGHKSSGGYYDDCLWLGPRGGSGSNNLYPGDLIPFTRKPLFLVIDSDTSRAFKVLNGAERGEPVALLLSPLKPSLENPSSADDTAAALNGSQFTFFLTAPLQAFCQMLGLSNSDPEPEVYDEAESILSASFSEWETILLTSKVLNLVWAQVLPDQFLRRLILRFIFCRSVLTCLSRTEDDDPYLPQCHPSLPDSLSPVSKTVQSTVERLADHLGVAKSFHFSKT; from the exons ATGGCGGAGGAAGACGTCTCTCGCAATTTCCGAGCCCTGGTGGAGAACGCCGACCGCAAGTTCGCGAGAGTCCGCGATCTCCCTGCCTTGGGGCGAGCGCAGAGCCACTACTTCCACAAGGTCTTCAAGGCCTACATGAAGCTCTGGAATTACCAGCAGTCCCACCGCCCCAAGCTCGTCGCTTCCGGCCTGAACCGGTGGGAGATCGGCGAGATCGCGAGCCGGATTGGGCAGCTCTACTTCAGCCAGTACATGAGGACCAGCGAGGCTCGCTTCCTCCTCGAGTCCTACGTCTTCTACGAGGCGATTCTCAAGCGGAGGTACTTCGAGGAGGAGAGGAAGGATCTCAGCGCGAGGTCCAAGGAGCTGAGGTTCTACGCGAGGTTCTTGCTCGTGGCGTTGATTGTTGATCGGAGGGAGATGGTTTTGCACTTGGCTGAGAAGCTTAGGGCTTTGGTTGACGACAGCAAGTCTAATTTTAGG GAGACCAACTTCAAGGAGTGGAGGATAGTTGTTCAAGAGATCACTCGGTTTACGAAAGCTGACGTGGACTTAACTTACGTCAGGCCGCTTCGTTACTGCGCTATGCTTGATTCGTATCCAGCTTCTCAGACGTACCTTGCGAGGTTCCACGCTACGAAGCTCTTCAAGTTTCGTGATGCTCTACTAGCTAGCTACCACCGTAACGAG GTGAAATACGCTGAAGTGACGTTGGATACGTATAGAATGATGCAGTGTTTAGAGTGGGAGCCTAGTGGTTCTTTTTACAAGAAGCGGCCTGTTGAGACGAAAGAGAATGGTTTTGTGGTTGATCATACGTTAACTTCTGGGATTATAGATATGAAATTGGCTGCTGATATGGCTGATCCGTCGTTACCTCCTAATCCTAGGAAAGCTGTTCTTTATCGTCCCACAGTATCCCACTTACTTGCG GTCTTGGCGATGATTTGTGATGAGCTCTCTCCAGAGTGTGTGATGCTGATATATCTATCTGCTTCTg GTGGTCCTGCTGCTCGTGAGAATGTTGCGCAGCCAGAGAACGCTGTCGGTTCAAGCAGAACATCAAAAAGCAAGCTGCTTGGCCGAGCTTCCCAAGAGCAGAAGAGTTACAAGTCAGAACCTCATAGCAATGGACACAAATCTTCTGGGGGTTATTATGATGATTGTCTTTGGTTAGGTCCTAGAGGAGGCTCTG gTTCAAACAACCTTTACCCTGGTGATCTAATCCCTTTTACAAGGAAACCGCTTTTCTTGGTCATTGATAGCGACACTAGCCGAGCATTCAAG GTTTTGAATGGTGCAGAGAGAGGGGAGCCTGTTGCTCTACTTCTTTCTCCTCTGAAGCCATCTTTGGAGAACCCATCATCTGCTGATGATACAGCAGCAGCACTAAACGGAAGTCAGTTTACTTTTTTCTTGACAGCTCCTTTACAGGCATTCTGTCAAATGCTGGGCCTCTCGAACTCGGATCCCGAACCT GAGGTTTATGATGAAGCAGAGAGCATACTATCTGCTTCTTTCTCTGAGTGGGAAACGATCCTCTTGACTTCCAAAGTCTTGAATCTTGTCTGGGCTCAGGTCTTGCCTGATCAGTTCTTAAGACGGCTGATTCTCAG ATTCATATTCTGCCGGTCTGTACTCACTTGCTTGAGCCGCACAGAGGATGATGACCCGTATTTACCACAATGCCACCCTAGTCTCCCAGACTCGCTCTCACCGGTGTCTAAAACGGTGCAGTCCACAGTAGAACGGCTAGCTGATCACTTGGGTGTTGCCAAATCTTTCCACTTCAGCAAGACGTAA
- the LOC106439499 gene encoding protein SCAI isoform X2: MAEEDVSRNFRALVENADRKFARVRDLPALGRAQSHYFHKVFKAYMKLWNYQQSHRPKLVASGLNRWEIGEIASRIGQLYFSQYMRTSEARFLLESYVFYEAILKRRYFEEERKDLSARSKELRFYARFLLVALIVDRREMVLHLAEKLRALVDDSKSNFRETNFKEWRIVVQEITRFTKADVDLTYVRPLRYCAMLDSYPASQTYLARFHATKLFKFRDALLASYHRNEVKYAEVTLDTYRMMQCLEWEPSGSFYKKRPVETKENGFVVDHTLTSGIIDMKLAADMADPSLPPNPRKAVLYRPTVSHLLAVLAMICDELSPECVMLIYLSASGGPAARENVAQPENAVGSSRTSKSKLLGRASQEQKSYKSEPHSNGHKSSGGYYDDCLWLGPRGGSGSNNLYPGDLIPFTRKPLFLVIDSDTSRAFKAGFEWCRERGACCSTSFSSEAIFGEPIIC; the protein is encoded by the exons ATGGCGGAGGAAGACGTCTCTCGCAATTTCCGAGCCCTGGTGGAGAACGCCGACCGCAAGTTCGCGAGAGTCCGCGATCTCCCTGCCTTGGGGCGAGCGCAGAGCCACTACTTCCACAAGGTCTTCAAGGCCTACATGAAGCTCTGGAATTACCAGCAGTCCCACCGCCCCAAGCTCGTCGCTTCCGGCCTGAACCGGTGGGAGATCGGCGAGATCGCGAGCCGGATTGGGCAGCTCTACTTCAGCCAGTACATGAGGACCAGCGAGGCTCGCTTCCTCCTCGAGTCCTACGTCTTCTACGAGGCGATTCTCAAGCGGAGGTACTTCGAGGAGGAGAGGAAGGATCTCAGCGCGAGGTCCAAGGAGCTGAGGTTCTACGCGAGGTTCTTGCTCGTGGCGTTGATTGTTGATCGGAGGGAGATGGTTTTGCACTTGGCTGAGAAGCTTAGGGCTTTGGTTGACGACAGCAAGTCTAATTTTAGG GAGACCAACTTCAAGGAGTGGAGGATAGTTGTTCAAGAGATCACTCGGTTTACGAAAGCTGACGTGGACTTAACTTACGTCAGGCCGCTTCGTTACTGCGCTATGCTTGATTCGTATCCAGCTTCTCAGACGTACCTTGCGAGGTTCCACGCTACGAAGCTCTTCAAGTTTCGTGATGCTCTACTAGCTAGCTACCACCGTAACGAG GTGAAATACGCTGAAGTGACGTTGGATACGTATAGAATGATGCAGTGTTTAGAGTGGGAGCCTAGTGGTTCTTTTTACAAGAAGCGGCCTGTTGAGACGAAAGAGAATGGTTTTGTGGTTGATCATACGTTAACTTCTGGGATTATAGATATGAAATTGGCTGCTGATATGGCTGATCCGTCGTTACCTCCTAATCCTAGGAAAGCTGTTCTTTATCGTCCCACAGTATCCCACTTACTTGCG GTCTTGGCGATGATTTGTGATGAGCTCTCTCCAGAGTGTGTGATGCTGATATATCTATCTGCTTCTg GTGGTCCTGCTGCTCGTGAGAATGTTGCGCAGCCAGAGAACGCTGTCGGTTCAAGCAGAACATCAAAAAGCAAGCTGCTTGGCCGAGCTTCCCAAGAGCAGAAGAGTTACAAGTCAGAACCTCATAGCAATGGACACAAATCTTCTGGGGGTTATTATGATGATTGTCTTTGGTTAGGTCCTAGAGGAGGCTCTG gTTCAAACAACCTTTACCCTGGTGATCTAATCCCTTTTACAAGGAAACCGCTTTTCTTGGTCATTGATAGCGACACTAGCCGAGCATTCAAGGCAG GTTTTGAATGGTGCAGAGAGAGGGGAGCCTGTTGCTCTACTTCTTTCTCCTCTGAAGCCATCTTTGGAGAACCCATCATCTGCTGA